From the Streptomyces nodosus genome, the window AGCGCCAGCTGTAGGTCGATCACCAGCAGCGCGACCATGATGCCGAAGAAGGTGACGACCGAGACGAACGCGGTGACCAGACCGGTCTGCAGGAACGTCGACAGCGCGTCGACGTCCGTGGTCATCCGCGTCATGATCCGGCCGGTGAGCTCACGCTCGTAGTAGTCCAGGCCGAGCCGCTGGAGCTGGGCGAAGATCTTCAGCCGCAGCGAATAGAGGACGCGTTCACCGGTCCGTCCGGTCATCCGGGTCTCACCGATCTGTGCCGTCCACTGGACGAGGACGGCGAGCAGCGCGAGCAGGGACACGGACCAGACCGCGCCGAGGGCGAGCCGGGAGACGCCCTGGTCGATGCCGTGCCGGATCAGTACCGGCAGCAGCAGCCCCATGCCCGCGTCGACCGCGACCAGGGCCAGGCTGATCAGGAGGGGCAGTCCGAAGCCGCGCAGCAGCCGGGTCAGACCGTACGACTCCTCGGGGCGGACCGCGCGTGCCTCGTCGATGTCGGGGGTGTCGGTGGCCGGGGGAAGCTTCTCGACCTGGGCGAGGAGTTCGGGGGTCGCCGGGGAACCGGCCAGTGCCGGATCCTTGGGCTCGCGGTCACCGGTCCACAGATGCGGGGTGACGCCGCGCTCGGCGTCGTACTGGGCGTCCAGCTCCTCGCGCAGGGTGGTGTCCTCCGGCGGGGAGGCCGGCAGCGCATGACCGGGGGAGACACCGCCCAGTTCGTCCGGGTCGGTGAGCAGCCGCCGGTAGAGGGCGGAGCGTGCCTGGAGCTCCTCGTGGGTGCCGAGGTCGGCGAGCCGTCCGCCGTCCAGCACGGCGATGCGGTCGGCCAGGTTCAGGGTGGAGCGGCGGTGGGCGATCAGCAGGGTTGTGCGGTCCCGCATGACCTCCCGGAGCGCCTCGTGGATCTCGTGCTCGACCCGGGCGTCCACCGCGGAGGTCGCGTCGTCCAGGACCAGCAGCCTCGGGTCGGTGAGGATCGCGCGGGCGAGGGCGACACGCTGGCGCTGCCCGCCGGAGAGGGTGAGTCCGTGCTCGCCAACCTCGGTGGCGTATCCGTCGGGCAGTGCGGCGATGAAGTCATGGGCCTGCGCGGCGCGGGCGGCCCGCTCGATCTGCTCGTCGGTGGCGTCGGGGCGGCCGTAGGCGATGTTGTCGCGGACCGTGTCGGAGAAGAGGAAGGAGTCCTCGGGGACCAGTCCGATCGCGGAGCGCAGCGAGGTGAGGGTCAGCTCCCGCACATCGTGGCCGCCGATGAGGACGGCACCGTGGGTGACGTCGTAGAAACGCGGCAGCAGCAGCGAGACCGTGGACTTCCCGGAGCCGGAGGAGCCGACGACGGCGAGGGTCTCACCGGGGCGGATCTCGAAGGAGAGCCGGTCAAGGACGGGCGGTCCGCCCTGGTAGGCGAAGGAGACCTCGTCGAACTCCACGGCCGCGGGGACGTCGTCGGGCAGCTCCTTGGTGCCGTCCCGGAGCGTGGGCTCGGTGTCGATCAGCTCCAGCACCCGCTCGGCGCCGGCGCGGGCCTGCTGGCCGACGGTGAGGACGACGGCCAGCATCCGCACCGGGCCGACGAGCTGGGCGAGATAGGCGGAGAAGGCGACGAAGGTGCCGAGCGTGATGTGCCCGCGCACCGCTAGCCAGCCGCCCAGCGCCAGCATGGCGACCTGCCCGAGGGCGGGTACGGCCTGGAGCGCCGGGGTGTACCGGGCGTTCAGCCGGATGGTCCGCAGCCGGCCCGCGAACAGCCGGTGCCCGACCTCCCGCAGCTTGGCGGTCTCCTGCTCCTCCTGGCCGAAGCCCTTCACCACGCGTACGCCGCTGACGGCGCCGTCGACCACGCCCGCCACGGCGGCGGCCTGGGCCTGGGCGTACCAGGTGGCCGGGTGCAGCCGGGTGCGGCTGTGCTTGGCGATGAACCACAGGGCGGGCGCCACAGCCAGCGCCACCAGGGTCAGGGGCAGCGACAGCCATGCCATGATCACCAGGGAGATCAGGAACAGCAGGACGTTCCCGATGGTCATCGGGAGCATGAAGAGCAGGCCCTGGATCAGCTGGAGGTCGCTGGTGGCGCGGCCCACGACCTGTCCGGTGGACAGCTCGTCCTGACGCCGCCCGTCGAGCCGGGTGATCGTCCCGTACATCTCCGTGCGCAGGTCGTGCTGGACGTCGAGGGCGAGCCGGCCGCCGTAGTAGCGGCGGATGTAGGTGAGGGCGTAGACCAGGACCGCGGCGCCGACGAGGGCGCCGGCCCAGGGCGCCATGGACCGGGTGTGCCGGCCCACGACATCGTCGATGATCACCTTGGTGACCAGCGGCACCAGCGCCATGACGGCCATACCGCCGAGGGAGGACCCGAGCGCGAGGACGACGTCCTTCGGGTACCGCCAGGCGTACCCCGCGAGCCTTCTCCAGACGCCCGGCTGCTCCCCCGCTTCCGGCACTGCCACACCGATGCCCTTCTGCCGTCCCGATCTTCCGCAAGGCACCAACACGGACAGAACCGGATTTCATCCCTCCGCAATATTTCCCCCTTGTTCGGGGGACGCGGGAGGGCGGGACCGTCGTCCCGGGACGGGGTCAGCGCGCGGGTATCGCGGGCATGACCTCCTGCGGTGTGCTGGTGGGCACATAGGCGGTGGTGGTGGAGGCCGTCGGCACCAGGTCCTTGTGGATCGCCTTGGCCACGTTCTGGATGGTGGTGACGCCGTAGCTCATGGTGCTGTTGTCCTGGGTGAGCACGGTGATCATGTAGTCATGGCCGCGGCCGTCGAAGGTGCCGACGCTGTGCACACGCCAGCCGTGCGTGGCCCGCTGGAGCCAGCCGTTCTTGACATGCACGGCGACCCCGGAGGGCGTGCCCGCCGGGGTGCCCCAGCGCTGGGCGGAGACGACCTTCCCCATCAGCTTGAGGATGTAGGCGCGGGAGTTGTCGCTCAGCACGGAGTTCTTGGCGGTGATCAGCTTGAGCAGCTTCTGCTCGTCCTGCACCCGGATCTGGGTCAGCCCCCAGTAGCCGTTGGCGCCGGGCGTGGTCCCCGTCATGCCCGCGGCGGCCAGAAAGCCCTTGATCTTGGTCATCCCCAGCTGCTTCCACAGCGTGCTGGTGGCGGCGTTGTCCGACTTGGTGATCATGGCTGCGGCGAGGGTGTCCTCACGGCTCGTCAGATAGCGGTTGTGCTTCTTGGCGTCCCACAGCAGCGTGGCGAGCACGGTGACCTTGACGACGCTCGCCGAGTCGTAGGCACTGGTGGCGCGCAACGAGCAGGTGGTGTTGGTGGAGCGGTCGTAGAGCCCGACCGCGACCGTCCCCTTGCGGCTCGCGAGGGCGGCCGTGATGTCCTTCTGCAGCTTGGCGGCCAGTCCCGCCTGGCCCGATGTGCAACTGACCGCGGGCGTCGCGGCGGCGGCCGGCACGGCGGCCCCCACGATCGGCGTCAGCATCCCGACACCGAGGCCCGCGCAGAGCACACGGGCGCGCCGGGATCTCCGGTGAGTCATGACATCTCCCTCTTTTCCGGGTGTGGGCGGGCGCGCCTCGGGCACGCTCGCCTCTACTGACTCGCCGAAGAGACCGAACGTTGTACGCGCGTTCGGGATGAAAAGTGCCATGGCCCCCCGACCGGTCCGGTCGGGGGGCCATGGTCGCGTCGGCCTGTCCTCTCGGGCCGTCGTCTCGGGCCGTCGCGTCGGGCCGTCGCGTCAGTCCAGATGGGTCGGTGCGAACATCCGTAGCAGCGCCGGAAGGACGACCACCGAGGGGCCCGGTTCGGCCAGCGCCTCGGCCAGGTCGGTCTCCAGGGACTCCGGAGTCGTACGGACCGCCGGGACACCGAAGGACTCCGCGAGGGCCACATAGTCCGGACGGGTCAGCTCCGTCGCGGTCGCCTCGCCGAAGGCGTCCGTCATGTACTCACGCAGAATGCCGTAGCCGCCGTCGTCGACGATCAGCCAGGTCACGTTCAGGCCGTACTGGCGTGCCGTGGCCAGTTCGGCGATGGAGTAGAGGGCTCCGCCGTCGCCCGAGACGGCCAGCACCGGGCGGGTGGGGTCCGCGACCGCCGCGCCCAGCGCCGCCGGGAAGCCGTAGCCGAGGCCGCCGGCGCCCTGGGCCGAGTGCATGGTGTTCGCACCCCGGGGGTCGAAGGCCGACCACGCCCAGTAGGCCAGGATCGTCATGTCCCAGAAGGAGGGGGAGCCCGCCGGGAGGGCCCGGCGCACCGACGCCAGCACCTCCTGTTCCAGGGTGAGTTCCTGGGCGGCGATGCGTTCCTCGACACGGGACAGCAGGGTCCGTACCCGCTCCGGGGCCGTCTCGTCCGCCCGCTCCGGCACCGTCTCCAGCAGCGCCTGCAGCGCCAGGCGGGCGTCCGCGTGGATGCCCAGGGCCGGGTGGTTGGACTCCAGCTTGCCGAGGTCCGCCTCGATCTGGATCACCCGGCCGCGCGGGCTGAAGGTGTGGTAGTTCGAGGAGAGTTCACCGAGGCCCGAGCCGACCACCAGCAGAACGTCCGCGTCCTGAAGGAAGTCCGTCGTATGGCGGTCCTCCAGCCACGACCGGAGGGACAGGGGGTGCTCCCAGGGGAAGGCGCCCTTGCCGCCGAAGGTCGTGACGACGGGAGCGTTCAGCCGCTCCGCCAGCGCCAGCAGCTTGCCGGACGCGTCGGCCCTGACCACTCCCCCGCCCGCGATGATCGCCGGACGAGCGGCCTTCGACAGCAGGTCGGCCGCCACCGCGGTGAGTTCGGGGCGCGGCACCAGTGCGCCCGGCGACGCGTCCAGGGCCGTGACCACCGGCAGGGTCGTCTCCGCCAGGAGGACGTCCTGCGGGATCTCCACCCACACCGGGCCGTGCGGGACGGTCAGCGCCGACCTCCAGGCCTCGGCGATCGCGGACGGGATCTGCGAGGGGGTGCGGACCGTGTGCACGGACTTGACCACGCCCCTGAACGAGGCGGCCTGGTCCGGCAGTTCATGCAGATAGCCATGGCGTCCGCCGCCCAGCCCCGCGGTCGGGATCTGGCTGCTGATCGCCAGCACCGGGGCGGAGGCGGACGCGGCCTCCTGGAGCGCGGCCAGAGAGGTGAGCGCTCCCGGGCCCGTGGAGAGCAGCAGGGGCGCGGCCTCGCCCGTGATGCGCCCGTAGGCGTCCGCCGCGAAGCCCGCGTTGTTCTCCACCCGCAGTCCGACGTACCGCAGATCGGAGCGGCGCAGCGCGTCGAACATGCCGAGCGCGTGCTGGCCGGGCAGTCCGAAGACCGTGGTGGCGCCGAGCCCGGCCAGCGTCTCCACGACCAGGTCTCCGCCGTTGCGGCCCGGGGGAGGTGTCAGCGCGGCCTCGGTCTGTGCCGCCGTGGGGCGGAGGACCAGGTCGTGGTCGTGGGTCACTTGGTCCCGGTCCCCTCACCGGCGCGGGCCGCCGCGATCTGGCGGGTCATGACGGTCGTCAGCTCGTACGCGGTGTGGGAGGCGGCCACCGAGGTGATCTCGGCGTGGTCGTAGGCGGGCGCCACCTCGACGACGTCCGCGGAGACCAGGTTGCAGGAGGCCAGACCGCGCAGGATCTCCAGGAGTTCACGGGAGGTCATGCCGCCGGCCTCGGGGGTGCCGGTGCCGGGGGCGTGCGCCGGGTCGAGGCAGTCGATGTCGATGGAGATGTACAGCGGGCGGTCGCCGATGCGCTGGCGCAGCTGGTCGGCGATCTCGTCCGCGCCGCGCCGGTAGACGTCGGCGGAGGTGACGATGCCGAAGCCCATCTTCTCGTCGTCGGTGAGGTCCTGCTTGCCGTACAGCGGGCCGCGGGTGCCGACATGGGAGAGCGCGGAGGTGTCGAGGATGCCCTCCTCCACGGCACGGCGGAACGGGGTGCCATGGGTGTACTCGGCGCCGAAGTAGGTG encodes:
- a CDS encoding ABC transporter ATP-binding protein; this encodes MAVPEAGEQPGVWRRLAGYAWRYPKDVVLALGSSLGGMAVMALVPLVTKVIIDDVVGRHTRSMAPWAGALVGAAVLVYALTYIRRYYGGRLALDVQHDLRTEMYGTITRLDGRRQDELSTGQVVGRATSDLQLIQGLLFMLPMTIGNVLLFLISLVIMAWLSLPLTLVALAVAPALWFIAKHSRTRLHPATWYAQAQAAAVAGVVDGAVSGVRVVKGFGQEEQETAKLREVGHRLFAGRLRTIRLNARYTPALQAVPALGQVAMLALGGWLAVRGHITLGTFVAFSAYLAQLVGPVRMLAVVLTVGQQARAGAERVLELIDTEPTLRDGTKELPDDVPAAVEFDEVSFAYQGGPPVLDRLSFEIRPGETLAVVGSSGSGKSTVSLLLPRFYDVTHGAVLIGGHDVRELTLTSLRSAIGLVPEDSFLFSDTVRDNIAYGRPDATDEQIERAARAAQAHDFIAALPDGYATEVGEHGLTLSGGQRQRVALARAILTDPRLLVLDDATSAVDARVEHEIHEALREVMRDRTTLLIAHRRSTLNLADRIAVLDGGRLADLGTHEELQARSALYRRLLTDPDELGGVSPGHALPASPPEDTTLREELDAQYDAERGVTPHLWTGDREPKDPALAGSPATPELLAQVEKLPPATDTPDIDEARAVRPEESYGLTRLLRGFGLPLLISLALVAVDAGMGLLLPVLIRHGIDQGVSRLALGAVWSVSLLALLAVLVQWTAQIGETRMTGRTGERVLYSLRLKIFAQLQRLGLDYYERELTGRIMTRMTTDVDALSTFLQTGLVTAFVSVVTFFGIMVALLVIDLQLALIVFATLPPLIVGTFFFRRASVKAYELARERVSAVNADLQESVSGLRILQAFRREEDGRRRFARGSDDYRRARVRGQWLISVYFPFVQLLSSVAAAAVLVVGAHRVDAGTLTTGALVAYLLYIDLFFAPVQQLSQVFDGYQQATVSLGRIQELLREPTATKTAEEPLDVLSLRGEITFEDVGFAYGDDEEALHGIDLRIPAGQTVAFVGETGAGKSTLVKLVARFYDPTHGRVLADGTDLRSLDLTAYRHRLGVVPQEAYLFAGTVRDAIAYGRPDATDAEVEAAARAVGAHEMIAGLEGGYLHQVAERGRNLSAGQRQLIALARAELVDPDVLLLDEATAALDLATEAQVNQATDRLAGRRTTLVVAHRLTTAARADRVVVMSHGRVAEDGTHEQLLAHDGRYARLWRTFLGEPEPETPEEPVGSTP
- a CDS encoding serine hydrolase codes for the protein MTHRRSRRARVLCAGLGVGMLTPIVGAAVPAAAATPAVSCTSGQAGLAAKLQKDITAALASRKGTVAVGLYDRSTNTTCSLRATSAYDSASVVKVTVLATLLWDAKKHNRYLTSREDTLAAAMITKSDNAATSTLWKQLGMTKIKGFLAAAGMTGTTPGANGYWGLTQIRVQDEQKLLKLITAKNSVLSDNSRAYILKLMGKVVSAQRWGTPAGTPSGVAVHVKNGWLQRATHGWRVHSVGTFDGRGHDYMITVLTQDNSTMSYGVTTIQNVAKAIHKDLVPTASTTTAYVPTSTPQEVMPAIPAR
- a CDS encoding thiamine pyrophosphate-binding protein; translation: MTHDHDLVLRPTAAQTEAALTPPPGRNGGDLVVETLAGLGATTVFGLPGQHALGMFDALRRSDLRYVGLRVENNAGFAADAYGRITGEAAPLLLSTGPGALTSLAALQEAASASAPVLAISSQIPTAGLGGGRHGYLHELPDQAASFRGVVKSVHTVRTPSQIPSAIAEAWRSALTVPHGPVWVEIPQDVLLAETTLPVVTALDASPGALVPRPELTAVAADLLSKAARPAIIAGGGVVRADASGKLLALAERLNAPVVTTFGGKGAFPWEHPLSLRSWLEDRHTTDFLQDADVLLVVGSGLGELSSNYHTFSPRGRVIQIEADLGKLESNHPALGIHADARLALQALLETVPERADETAPERVRTLLSRVEERIAAQELTLEQEVLASVRRALPAGSPSFWDMTILAYWAWSAFDPRGANTMHSAQGAGGLGYGFPAALGAAVADPTRPVLAVSGDGGALYSIAELATARQYGLNVTWLIVDDGGYGILREYMTDAFGEATATELTRPDYVALAESFGVPAVRTTPESLETDLAEALAEPGPSVVVLPALLRMFAPTHLD
- the speB gene encoding agmatinase — protein: MSSTENTAAGDGRPRGPVDSSRVPRYAGPATFARLPRLDEVGTADVAVIGVPFDSGVSYRPGARFGGNAIREASRLLRPYNPAQDASPFALAQVADGGDIAVNPFNINEAVETIEAAADELLGTGARLMTLGGDHTIALPLLRSVAKKHGPVALLHFDAHLDTWDTYFGAEYTHGTPFRRAVEEGILDTSALSHVGTRGPLYGKQDLTDDEKMGFGIVTSADVYRRGADEIADQLRQRIGDRPLYISIDIDCLDPAHAPGTGTPEAGGMTSRELLEILRGLASCNLVSADVVEVAPAYDHAEITSVAASHTAYELTTVMTRQIAAARAGEGTGTK